Proteins encoded together in one Amblyomma americanum isolate KBUSLIRL-KWMA chromosome 1, ASM5285725v1, whole genome shotgun sequence window:
- the LOC144094023 gene encoding uncharacterized protein LOC144094023 → MEPPAKPFLPGPMAPTTAFCARDREDNCREMALRVHCLDSGWGTPTASQLRRLLGLQCAVGQVVAGDCGEVAVYESPTWTANVTLQLERSPKDSFMHIVLKWCDQCQNASNNGAAAGKSGPPEWWLASEELEEFCDPYSTQIATEHKDVPVNAFALGCFLGYNTFVAHFDSTYTMPPPPSPLSSAKSSSSLSGKSMSVKRGKKGRAVKSSSPSDGTSSSAKTSCPNSELTSSEGFKVTQCNAHFEHCSNGLYLYFVDVRKRSSTLFRLLVRYSTICRIILRKTSPTSTIVYLQLLHPPLLYKVCAGNSATSQCNREGDYLPQFPLVVEFYITA, encoded by the exons ATGGAGCCTCCTGCAAAGCCGTTTCTTCCGGGGCCGATGGCACCGACGACCGCGTTTTGCGCTCGCGACCGGGAGGACAACTGCCGGGAGATGGCGCTGCGCGTCCATTGTCTGGACTCCGGCTGGGGCACGCCGACAGCGTCTCAGCTTCGGCGGCTTCTCGGTCTGCAGTGCGCCGTCGGCCAAGTGGTGGCCGGAGACTGTGGCGAGGTCGCAGTCTACGAGAGCCCCACTTGGACGGCAAACGTGACGCTGCAACTGGAGCGGTCACCCAAGGACTCGTTCATGCATATCGTACTTAAGTG GTGCGACCAATGCCAGAACGCCTCTAATAACGGCGCGGCTGCGGGCAAGTCCGGCCCGCCAGAATGGTGGCTCGCATCCGAGGAGCTCGAGGAGTTCTGCGACCCGTACAGCACCCAGATAGCCACGGAGCACAAGGACGTACCCGTAAACGCGTTCGCCCTCGGCTGCTTCCTCGGGTACAACACTTTTGTGGCGCACTTTGACAGCACCTACACCATGCCGCCTCCTCCATCGCCACTCTCGTCTGCCAAGTCTTCGTCCTCCCTCTCCGGCAAATCAATGTCTGTGAAGcggggaaagaagggaagagcgGTCAAGTCTAGCTCCCCTTCAGATGGGACAAGCTCATCTGCGAAGACGTCTTGTCCCAACAGTGAGCTGACCTCATCTGAAGGCTTTAAG GTGACGCAGTGCAATGCGCACTTTGAGCACTGTTCCAATGGGTTGTACCTGTACTTCGTGGATGTCCGCAAGCGTAGCTCCACGCTGTTCCGGCTGCTGGTGCGGTACTCGACCATCTgccgcatcattctgcgcaagacGTCGCCGACATCCACTATTGTCTACCTGCAGCTGTTGCACCCGCCGCTGCTTTACAAGGTGTGCGCTGGCAACAGCGCCACCAGCCAGTGCAACCGCGAGGGCGACTACCTGCCACAG TTTCCTTTAGTCGTAGAGTTCTACATCACTGCGTAG